From Oryza sativa Japonica Group chromosome 4, ASM3414082v1, one genomic window encodes:
- the LOC4336271 gene encoding uncharacterized protein, translating into MGLNPSKRVDAALRGAPAFAAACDDAFGRCLADAQYAFAGVRPYQLADASAHLHSSLRGSLPLVRRWVPSPPPRARVDSALRAAGLEDAAVLSRGQFREFAAELFREAVLAGAAQAALVRAPAGAAGLVGVGLATRAGAGVVGRLVAIYTAGVAAAVYLSLG; encoded by the coding sequence ATGGGCCTCAACCCCTCCAAGCGCGTGGACGCCGCGCTCCGGGGCGCGCCGGCGTTCGCCGCCGCTTGCGACGACGCCTTCGGCCGCTGCCTCGCCGACGCCCAGTACGCCTTCGCCGGCGTCCGCCCCTACCAGCTCGCCGACGCGTCCGCGCACCTCCACTCGTCGCTCCGGGGCTCCCTCCCGCTCGTCCGCCGCTGggtgccctcgccgccgccgcgcgcccgcgtcGACTCCGCGCTGCGCGCCGCGGGGCTCGAGGACGCGGCGGTGCTCTCGAGGGGCCAGTTCAGGGAGTTCGCCGCCGAGCTGTTCAGGGAGGCcgtgctcgccggcgcggcccaGGCGGCTCTCGTCCGCGCCCCGGCAGGCGCCGCCGGGCTCGTCGGTGTTGGCCTCGCGACCCGCGCCGGGGCCGGGGTGGTAGGGAGGTTGGTCgccatctacaccgccggcgtTGCGGCTGCTGTTTACCTCAGCTTGGGCTAG